A window of Bos mutus isolate GX-2022 chromosome 3, NWIPB_WYAK_1.1, whole genome shotgun sequence genomic DNA:
TTCAGTGCCTCACAGCATTGCCTATATACATTATTCAAAATTCACATTTCTAGATATCTTTAAACATTTCTGAATATAGTGGTCACTCGTGGTATTTTTTCCTTCCACAATCGTTTTTATTCCACTTCATCAAAGGTGCAATAAACCCAGAGGTTGATTGGTAGAAGCCTAGTATCTTCAGAGACTGATATCAAAGCAGAATTAAAGAACTGATAGTACTAGTAAAAGTAGAGTTGAGTATAGTAGATGTAGAAGATGCAGAATGAAAAGAGATAGACAACTTCCTTAACAAGATAAGTCAATTCTAGGGTCCTAGACTCAGTCACTTGATCTCGATATGCCAACCCCTGGAAAAAGGCAAATGGTATAGGCTTCTCAGATATCATAGGATAAACCCCTTACTGACATCTAGGAATATTCAAAAATGCAGCAATAAATCAAGATTATTTATTCAAGGAATTTGTTTTTCCGAGTACCTTTCTGAAAGCATTCTTCATGTCCTTATTCCTGAGGGTGAAAATAAGAGGGCTGAGGAAAGGAGTAATGACAGTGTAGGGGATTGCTATCAGTGTGTCATCTCCCCCTGATGCTTCTGGCTTCAGATACACAATAGATGCAAAACCAAAGTGGATGATGACCACTGTCAGGTGGGAGGCACAGGTAGAAAATGCTTTCTGCTTGCCCTCAGCTGAAGGGATCCTAAGAACAGTAGAGAGAATAAACACATAAGTGAGTATGATAAGCAGGAAGGTGCCTATCAAGCCTGACACTGAGATTGCTGTTACAATGAATTCTGTGAGTTTGCTGTCTAGACAGGACAGCCTCACAATAGCCCTCATATGACAGAAGAAGTGTTTGACAAGGTTGGGACAACAGAAAGAGCCCCTGAATATCATTCCAGTCTCTGTCACAGAGATAAAGAAGCCTGCAACCCAAGCAGAGACCACAAGTTTTCCACACGCCATATTGGTCATAAGCAAAGGATATCTGAGAGGGTTGCAGATGGCCAGGAAGCAATCATATCCCATCAAAGTGAGAATGAAACAATTAGTGCCACCAAGTCCCAAGAAGGAACTCATTTGCAAGCCACAACCTATGACTGAAATGCTTCTGTACTTGACGAGGAGATCTGCCAACATCTTGGGGATAATGGTCAGAGTGTAGCAGGTCTCAGAGAAAGAGAGTGCACTAAGGAAGAGGTACATGGGTGTGTGGAGACGTCTGTCCACCCAAGTTAGACCCATGATGGCCAGATTACCTGTGAGGGTGGGAAGGTAGAGGCAAAAGAAAACCACGAAGAGGAATGTCTGTGCATGTGGGTAAACAGAAAAGCCAACAAGAATGAACTCTTCCAGGACTGTTTGGTTGATCTTCATTGTTTGGACATCTGAAATctaaaagaaacaacaaacaaatgttATATTTTCCAGTATTAgttgacatttttttctatgaatgAGACAAATGTTTGATGTTAAAATTAcaaactgattcttttttttaaatggacatataattaatttacaatgttagttttaagtgtacagcaaagtgattcagttttatatatatgtatattgataTAAACACAtcttattcagattcttttccatcataggttattataagacattgagtataattccctgtgctatagagtaggttgcTGTTCTCTACAATTTTACATATaatcgtgaaagtgaaagtcactcagttgtgtccgactctttgcaaccccatggattatatagtccatggaattctccaggccaatgggtagcctttcccttctccaggggatcttcccaagccagggattgaacccaggtccccgcattgcaggcaaattctttaccagctgagccagaaaggAAGCCCATGAGTGTAAGTTAATCCCAGACTCAATTTatctctcttccccacccctgcTATCCCTTTTGGTaatcataagcttgttttctaagtttgtgagtttattttttttgtaaataagttaatttgtatcacttTCTAGAGTTCACATAAAAGTCATATTATGTTTGtcatttctgtctgacttacttcacttactatgatcaTCTCTGTCCATCCATGATgatgcaaatggtattatttcactttttttatggcttagtaattcCATTGCATATAATTATGTGCTGTGTTCTGCTAAGCCACCtcactcatatctgactcttttatcCTTTActctgttgatggaaatttaagctgcttctatgtcttggctaatGTAATTAGTGcatgaatcttttcaaattaactttttctctggatatatgcccaggagagggCTTGCAcgatcatatagtaactctaaTATTAGTTTCTTTaaagaacctctatactgttttctgtagtggctgcactaatttattggttatttattggtttatttagTTTAGCAAAATAACTGTGTGTATAGACATAGggtattttcataattttcattaacttttttcttctctgttgagTAACCAATTTCAATTACTTATTATGGCTTTTTCTGGCTTAGTTTTAAAAGGATTTTCTTATCTGATTACTTAAAAAGGACAGAAACTTCTATGATTCATGTCCAGATAAAGGAAATTCATGTGCAAAGGTGACTCAGAGTTGGATCAGATTCTGAACCCTGAAATCACTGCTCAGTAGTTAATAGAATCAGAGTCTATTACACATATAAATTACACATATGATATTGTATATAAATATCTAATGAGTGAAGGTTGATATTTGACTTCCTAGGAATTTGTGGACTACATTTGGTTGATGGCTTATGATTGTAAGAGAAGTTCAAAGCTATTAGCAATTCTTGGAGAAGAGAGTTAGGCCTTTAAATGTTAAAAGTAAAGAACATGCTCCCTTCCTTCTACTctgaagaaagggagggaagataGAATACAAAAACCCTTACAATATTTTTGATTAATTAGAATATATGTGTAATTGTCAGGTAACAATTGACATTTTACCCATGTCTTCAATGCCAAGCTCAGTATATGAACAAGGTAAATGTTAATGAGTTTATGTGTTCTTTgataattctgctgctgctgctgctaagtcgcttcagtcgtgtctgactctgtgcaaccccatagaaggcagcccaccaggcttccccgtccctgggattctcctggcaagaacactggagtgggttgccatttccttctccaatgcatgaaagtgaaaagtgaaagtgaagtcgctcagtcgtgtccgactcctagcgatccatggactgcagcctaccaggctcctctgtccatgggattttccaggcaagagtactggagtggtgtgccattgccttctccttgataATTCTACATCTTATTTAATCTAATCCTCCTTGAACTTCCATaacatatttttctgtatatttaatgCGTCTCCTCATTTTTGTTTGTATTGACCTGTGATTTTCCCTTAACTACACATCAACATAATTAGTATAGCACACATTTTGTGAATCCTTTCATATgttcattaaatttattcttcagagcacaaaataaataaaataggacaaCTATGAAATGTATAGACGAGGtgtgattattttattcatttttagaaataagatAATTGCATCTCTGATGCATCGTATTTGTAACAGGAATCAAACTGTTTTGACTTAAATGGTACATTCTTTCTATTTCTCAATATTTCCTCCTTGAGGAAACAGACTATGAGTGATATATATCTGTATTTCTAGAATAATAGAGagcattttaagaagaaaataatttacagTAATTGTTGAATAAgtaagttttttaaagttttgaatatAAGAAATTTCTATTTCACTTTGTTATTAGCAATATACAGTGTGTGATCTTGGTCATTTAGATGAATAGACTTTTCATTATTCATTAGATTTGGTTCAGGCTAAGATTAAGAGACttctcatagttttgatttgcttttctctaataattagtgatgtagagcatcttttcatgtgatttttggccatctgtgtctcatttggagaaatgtctatttaagccttccacccattttttgattggatttctTGCTTTTTGATATAGAGCTGTATGAACtatctgtatattttggaggttaatcccttgtcagttgctttgtttgcaaatagtttctcccattttgtgggttgtattttcattttgtctatGGGTTCTGGAGCTGCCTTTGTTTGAGTTTAACTAGGtcctatttgcttattttgttttgttttcattaatctAGAAAGTAGATCCAAAAAGATAGCATCTCACACTGATCCAAAAAGATCACCTCACATCATCAAAAAGTtgacaaatagtaaatgctggagagcttgtggagaaaagggaacccttctacactgctggtgggaatgtaaatttttacaattactgtggaaaacagtataaatattctttaaaacaaacaaaaaagctaaaaatagaacttccatatgatctagcagtctCAGTCtttggcatatatccagagaaaaccctaatctgaaaagatacatgcaccacgATGTTCATTAAAgcaatattcacaatagccaagacattgaAGCAAATTAAATGTCTTTCAACAGagaaatgggtaaagaagatgtagagcacacacatacatatgtttatgtatatatatgtggaatattactcaatatTATTGAATATTATTAAATCTCAAAAGAGattgaaataatgtcatttgtaacaaatggatggacctggagattatcagaATGAGTGATGTCAtaccaaaaaaatacaaatatcatatgatatcacttatatgtggaatcttaaagaaatgattcaaatgaacttatttacaaaattaaacagactcacagactttgaaaacaaacttatggttagcaAACAGGAAGCatgaagggggagggataaattagaaattttagaTTAACATATACtgactatataaaatagataatcaacaagagcCTACTaaatagcacaggaaattctactcagtattctataataccatatgggaaaagaatctgaaaaggaatgaattataTATAACAAATCACTtagctatacacctgaaactaacacaacattgtaaaccaactatactccatataaaataaaaattatgttttttgcttttgttttaaacattttcatgggAGAATCTCTCTGGTCACTAAGCGTGAGAAAAGGCAGTAGCACAATCATTTAAATTACAAATGTTTCCATGAATAATTCACAACCTATGGACTTTACCACATAGGTCCCTTGGACTCTTTTGTCATTTTAGATCTGAcaagaattttattatttcatagtcACACAGGAGTCACATGACCTAATCTTTTCTGTGAAGTCTTTTCccattcctgttttcttctctcattgTATCCATACCTTCTTATCTGTGAGTAACTCTCTTCTGAAGAGAAGACTGGAgtatttctctgacttctttcctAAGCATATATTAAGTTGAATAATATTGAATTCATCCTTGGGCTACATCAATACAGCCTTTTAGGTAAGCCTCCTAGTATTCAAACACAGCATGAGTCTCCTTGGTGTACAAATCTTCACTTGCAAATAATTTTCCCTATAAATAGCTTTCTGAAGCATTCTGGACTGTTTCAAAAGAACTTATCTCTCTGTCAGAAAATGctgctttcctctgtttctccctAAGCCATTGTGAAAACTTCCATCAGTACAGCAATCTACATGCAAAGGTTCTTAAATTCTCATGACTATTCACAGTAAATATGTAATAATGCAATTATTCAGATTATTTAGTTAATCACTAAAGGATTAACTAAGTACCACCAAGTgggaaaatacatacacacacatgtaatatatatataatttgtgtatgtatttacatttattacatgtaatcataaaaataattttgttgttcagtcactcagtcatgtcctattctttgcaacgccatggactgcagcaaatcaagcttccctgtccttcactgtctcccagagtttgctcaaactcatgtccattaagacggtgatgctacctaaccatctaatcctctgctgccctcttctgcttttaccttcaatctttcccatcatcagtcttttccagtatgTACTTATGATATTGCATACACCTCATCCTACCCTCAGCTATCTCTGAAGTTGTCATTACatcaattattttctaatttaatttggGATATGGATCCACTGGCAAGAGAAATACGTGCTCTTTCCAAAGTTAAGAGAAATAATTTAGAGAAAATGTAGTGACAATTAATTATGATGAAAAGAGAATCAAACCATCTAGAATAGTTTCCTACCTTGTTTATTTTATCAAATTTCCAAAGCCAGTTCAGAGATACAGTTACATTCTTCTAAGATAGTCTTCACATTGATATAAACATGCTGTGTTCTTCACTCAAAAAGAAGCAAAGATCAACTTATTGTGAAAATCACTGGTCAAAGACTGGATTCTTGACTTTATCACTGATACTTTAGTGACCTCAGGAAAGTCCCTGTACCTTCTGAGTCTGAGTCTCCCCACCTAGGAGGTTAAAAAGGAGGTCCTGGTTTTGTGCACTTCAGCTCTCTACGAGTCTGGAGTTTTTTGACAAGAGTTTTGAGGCTAGGCCATGATGCTATGATCAGTTTCCAACACTCACTAAATTGCAATAATTTAGAGCCTTTTTTTCTACTCCTTTGGAAATATTGTCTGATAATTATGAGG
This region includes:
- the LOC102270493 gene encoding olfactory receptor 10X1 → MKINQTVLEEFILVGFSVYPHAQTFLFVVFFCLYLPTLTGNLAIMGLTWVDRRLHTPMYLFLSALSFSETCYTLTIIPKMLADLLVKYRSISVIGCGLQMSSFLGLGGTNCFILTLMGYDCFLAICNPLRYPLLMTNMACGKLVVSAWVAGFFISVTETGMIFRGSFCCPNLVKHFFCHMRAIVRLSCLDSKLTEFIVTAISVSGLIGTFLLIILTYVFILSTVLRIPSAEGKQKAFSTCASHLTVVIIHFGFASIVYLKPEASGGDDTLIAIPYTVITPFLSPLIFTLRNKDMKNAFRKVLGKTNSLNK